The segment AAAATTACAATTCCTCAGCATCTTCTTTACATCATCTAAGTTCCGAGTTGTGCCCCACACAGTATCTTTTTTATAGATCTCCAATAAGCTGACTATTTGATTCTCAGTAAGTTGATTTGTTACAACATAATTATTATTCACAAAACTCTCTCCTATCCCCATAATATATAGTATTTTATCTTGCCTTGCTTCTAATATTTTCACAAATAAATTCTGCCGAGAATATGACTGCTTTTTTAGTTATGCCTTCACAAAGGTGAGGGGGATTATCAGAACCAAATCCCTGCGGTCTTAATTCTTTACACAATAAACTGCCGCGCTCCCTCAACCAATCCACATTGAGAGCCACATCTGCCAGCATTTAATCCAAAAGCAGCATCTATCATCTGAGAATGTAACTCGGGATAATACAACTCAGAAAGAATTTTTAAAGTCGTCACTGCACAACTAAAATCTTCATTCCAATAATAATCATGTACTCTGGCATTATTAATTTTTGCAATATCATCTACTCCTATCGTTTTTTCCAAAAAGGACTATAATTCATAAATTTATCAGTGTACGCAAAAAAGTTTTTGTTATACGCATCAATTGTCAACTTGCTTTATCTTGCAATTTTCTCACCTTATTTCGTTCTCAGTATACACTTCTATATTTTCTTCTTTTAGAAATTTACAAAATATTCCGTCCCCATTGATTAACTTTCCAGAAAACGTACCATCATAAATCTTCCCACAGCCACAAGTAGGCGATTTAGACTTTAAGATGGCCTTTTTACAACCGACTAACCGTGCAATATTTAATGCAACCTTTGCCCCTGCTAGATACTGATTTGTTAAATCCTGACCATCGCTGGAAAAAATTCTTCCGTCATATTGTTCCGCGCTAAGTCGTGGAGTAGGTAATTTCCCCAATATTTCTGGACAGAGCGAAATAGCCTGTCCTTTTTTTACCATCTCTATTATTTTCGGTATGGAAAATTCTTGACCATTATATCTACATTCCACCCCAGCCAAACAGGCACTAACGATTATCACAATAATCTCTCCTTCGAAAACTTCACACAATACTATTTTAGTAATGC is part of the Pelorhabdus rhamnosifermentans genome and harbors:
- a CDS encoding DUF523 domain-containing protein, which produces MIIVSACLAGVECRYNGQEFSIPKIIEMVKKGQAISLCPEILGKLPTPRLSAEQYDGRIFSSDGQDLTNQYLAGAKVALNIARLVGCKKAILKSKSPTCGCGKIYDGTFSGKLINGDGIFCKFLKEENIEVYTENEIR